Within Gammaproteobacteria bacterium, the genomic segment CCAGACATTCTCGCGAGTTCGTTGACGATCATCTTCATTGACCACTCAGCGTGTTTGCAGAGCCGACCGCCCGCACCTTGCAGGCGGCGGCTGCATCGCGGAACCTACTTGGCTATTCCCTTTGGCCCCTGACTCATGGGGCCTTTACCCATGGGCTCTTTGCCCATCGTCCCTTTCATCATCTTGCGGGTCTCCCATGCCGCTTCCTGACGCTCCATCATCCCATTGCCCGATTTCCCCGTGCACCCCGAAACGGGATGCATGGAAGCATCCCTGTCTAACGAAACTGTTACCTGCCGAGCAACAACTCCCGCAACATGGTTTCCATGAGGATCTGGCGCTTTTCAATCCGGTCGAGGCGGTCAAGAACATCCTGGTGATGACCGTGCATCATTCCCTTACCCATCATTCCACCTCCCTTGCCGCCGTGTCCCATTCCCTTGCCCATCATCCCGCCGCCCTGGCCACCCTGCATCATTCCCTTGCCCATCATTCCGCCACCCTGGCCACCCTGCATCATTCCCCCACCGGCAGTCTGCGAACCACCTTCGGTAGTCTCCTGGGCCTCGGGATGGTGCGCCTCGTGCTCACTGTCCTGCTCCTCGGAGAAGGCGAACGGCGCACTCAACATCATGCTCAGGATTGCGATTGCCAGTTGTTTCTTCATGGTCATGCTCCTCGTATTGATTGGTCAATTCAGTTGCGAACATCGGGTGCGGCTCTACGAATGATTAAAGTGTAGAACTTGTAAGCAGCACACAGGTCAAGGCCACTGCGCTCTCGAATTGACTGCCACCCACCAAGTTTCCGATACTGCGTCGAATACCATAAGTGGCGAGTTTCATCGTATTCCCGCTCACCCTGCTTTCCAAATCAATGTCCCCGGCCGTGTTCTATTTCGCCTGGGTTTCAGTGGTTAATCAGGTCACGCCGCTTTTCTTCATATTCCTCCCTATCGATTTCACCCCGAGCATAGCGCTCCTCCAGAATCTCCAATGCCGTTCCGCCGCGGCGGCCGGCCTGGTTCGTGTTCGATGTCATCGCCCTGACTGCCCAGACAGCGAGCACGATGAGGAGAATCCAGAACAGCCACATGAAACCCCCTCCAAGCCCCATAACGCCTCCTTCTCCATGCATATCGACGATCCTCTCCAAGAAATCTCTAACGTTCGCTGCGGCTTCTCTGATCGATTTCAGCCCAGGCCGAATAAACCTCCTCCGACCACAGGGCGCGAAGGCTCCGCATTGCGCGTTTCCGCTACTAGGAGCCTGTCGGTTTTAGGAACAACCTACTGCGCTGATGGGAGAGCGGCCAAAAAATCCCCAATTCCTCGTTGCGTAGGCCCACTATGCGCCTCGAAATCGTGAACTGTTTGTCTCGCTCTCCCACCATGCTCGCTACGATCGCCTAAATCCGACAGGCTCCTAGGAGGCCAGGATCATGAAAACCGGACGGTATCGCATCACTTTCTCCCTTTCCGAATAGGTATCCAGGCCAGAGTTCCACGTCCGCGAAGGGAATCATCGAAATTCGTAGACACCCGTACTTCCCAGCGAATCGAAGGGCACAATGCTGTAGTGCTGAGGATTTGGACCGTCCATCCCGGGAGAACCGATCGGCATACCCGGAACGAGGATGCCCTTTACATCGGGTCGCTCCTTCAGCAGCCGTTTGACGACATCCGCCGGGACGTGCCCCTCCGCCAGGTAGTCACCCACTACCGCGGTGTGGCAGGACGCGACTTTTTCATTAACCCCCAGTTTCGCCTTGCCCTGAGGCATATCCGAACGATTGACCGCATTTACCCGGAATCCGTTATCCTCCAGATGATCGATCCACTTGTTGCAGCAGCCGCAGGTGCGACTCTTGTACACCGTGATCTCGATCGCCTCGCCTTCACGGGTCTGAAGCAGGCCGGCGACCAGGTCTGCGGCAAGAATGACAATCCCACCGCTTCCCGGCACCCAGGGCAGCCGGGATGGCTTGGCAGGCCCATGGGGGCCAGGACGGTTTTGGCCCCGTGTCTATTGCTCATGGTTGCCTCCTTCATTGCCCCTGACTGTTACGCAGGGGCTTCTGCGCCAATTGCTGTTTGGGCGATTTCTGTCAAATGACATACCACCCTGCTTGTCTTTTCGTCCGTCCCCTGTGTTGCGACAACCGTTGCATAGTTCGACTATGCGCCTGTTGTCGCGCCTGGATGACGAACGAAAATCCGGTGCGATCTGGCATGCCATTTTCCGGCAACCGCCTTGATGTTCAATGTCCCATCTGGGAATGATCCATACTGTGGGTCTCGCCGGTCCCCTCCTTGTACCAGGGGAACATCGGCGTATAGTAGCCTGGCCCTTTGGAAGCCCCTTTTGGCTTGCCGCCACAGAGCGCCCAGGTCGCGTTGTCCAGCATGATCAGTCCGCGCGAACCCTGGGCACATTGTGTGGCGATGTCGTTCCTGGCGGAGGTGGGTTCCATGACATAGCGGTCGTCGAATCCCGCTTCGCGGCTCTTGCCGCTGGCCGGGATGGCGTCCAGCTTTGCAAGTGCCGCGCCGCCGCCCGTTGCGGCATAGCCGTCTTTCGCCCCGGCATGACCTTCATGGTCAGAGGCAGGAGGCTGGTGCATGGTGTGCTGGCTGTGGTCCATTTCGGCCGCGAGCGCTGCCGATATGCCAAGGAAGGTCATGGTCCCCAACAAAGCAGTTCGCAAACCTTTACGGTGTGTAGAAATCATGGTGTGACCTCAGTAGTTCACTGGATGTAGCCGTGTTCCATGTTCAGGATGGAACTGCGTTCGCCGATCTGGTCGTTGAAGGTCTGGTCAAACGAGAACACCAGGCCGGCCCAGATAGTTTGGTCGGTATCGACCCCTGTCATCATCGCCAGGCCGTCGTTGAAAGAAGTGAAGCGGTACTGGCCGACGATGTCGAAGCCATGGCCGAGCCGGTAGACGTAGTTCGGTATGATGCTGAACTGCGTCGCGTCGTTCTGGTCCGGATAGTCCTTGTAAGCGAAAAGCAATCCGGCACGGGAACGTGTCAGCAGATTGGGACGGTGGGTAAAGGTGAGATAGCCGCCCACCGACCAGGACCTTGCCTGCCGCAATGCCCCCAGGCGCAGATCCTCGCTGTCAGCGGGATTGAAGCTGACATCGTCGATACCATCGTTGTAGATGGCCTGCAGCCCCGTGCTCCATACCTTGGTTGGATCGAGATTGAGATTGGACTCACCGCCGGCCACCACCGAGAAAAAGCCCTCGTTGGTCTCCCCGGTTACCGTCTCCTTCACGTTCTGGTAATTCACGAATACGCCGGCATAACGGATTCGTTCCACGTAGCGCATCGTCTCCGGGACCTCGTAGCGCCAGCCGATTCCACCGCTGTTGATGTCCGGGGCGATCGTCTCACCCTGAGCGTTGGTCTGTGTCTGCGCCCCCGCCCACAGGCTCACCGCGTTTCGGCCCTTGTTCAAGAACCAGTCCACCGTGCCGATCGGGGCGAATAGAACATCCTCCTCGGCCTCGCGGTAGGAATTGGCATCGGGAATATAGGCGTAATCGAGCAGGTCCTCGTCCCGCAAGGTGGGAAACTCGACGACGAAGTTTCGCTGGCGGGTCTGGCCGATCAATACGCCAGCGTTCTCGTTCCAGAAGAACGCATTGAGCTGATTGAAATACACATCGCCTTCGACCTCGCTCTCGAAGCCCACCTTACGAAGGCCGATCATGGCACCCCCCACCCCTTTGTCGTTGTACAGACGCTTGTCGAAACGCAATAGGATCGCCGAGTCGGAGGTGTCGAAGTCGCTGGAATCCCCGTCAGGCGCCCCGGCGAAACCGTCGGACTTCTCATAGCGGAAGGTGGCGAGCAGGCGCCCCGCCACGGTGGTGCGTGGCAGCACGGCGCGATCCACTTCCAGTGCCGGGACCGGTTCGACGATCGCTGCGATTAGAATCACACCGCCAAGTATCAATGGATTCAGGTTCATGGCGTTGTCTCCCCGAGCGCTCACTGGTCCACCGAGGTGGACGGCATGTAGGTTGGCTTGAAATCCTCGTAGGCGAGGACGGTCAGCATCCCGCCGGGATAGAGCCCGTTGTTTCGCACGTGCGTGGTGTTGTGGTCGTGGAAGGTCCAGAAGCCCGGGTTATCGCCGTAGATCATGATGTCGTAGGTCCCGCCAGGATCGACGTGCACCGTGTTGATCTGCCGTGGCTCGGCGAGATCGTTGCCGTCCTGGGCCACCCACCAGAAGTCGTGTCCATGCAGGTGCATGTGATGACTGGCGTTGCCGGCATTGATCAGACGCACCCGGATCCACTCCCCCTGCTGAATGCCGATGCGCTTGGTCGAGGGATAGCAGCGCCCGTTGATGCCGAAGAAGTTGTACTCGATGGGCACGCCCGAGGAGCGGCCAGGAAGATAGGGTGCGGCGTAGCTGCCATCCAGAACGGCCTTTTTGAAGGCGTCGTAGTCGCGAAAAAAACCGTGGGTCTGCGGATCGAGCTTCCCCCGCGCCATGAGCAGATTGACCTGCTTCATGCCCTCCAGCAGCCCATTCATTTCCTCGCGCGAGAAGTTGAGGTCCCAGGACTCCAGCATCAGCGTGTAGTCACGGGACCAGGGGAATCGCTTTCTCAGCGGGTCGTCCTTCTTGTGGATGATGAACGCCCCGTGCATGGCGTGACTGGCGTGCAACGGCGTTCCCCAATGGCAGTGGTACCAGCGTGTCCCGCCCGGTTTGGCCTGGAAGCGATAGACGAATGTCTGCCCCGGATGCACCGGGTCCTGGGTAACCATCGGTACACCGTCCATGGTGTAGGGCAGGACCACGCCGTGCCAGTGGATGGTGTGCATCTCTTCGGTGTGGTTGGTGAAGTTGACCTTCACCCAGTCACCCTCGTCGACATGGAACTCGGGACCGGGCACCTGACCGTTAAAGGCGAACATATGGGTCTTCACACCCGGCAGGAGCTCGTGCTCGACAATCCGGATATCCATATCGAATTCGCGGTAATCCACCTCGTCGTCGGCAGGAGAGCCCGGCGGCTCGATGATCAAGCCCGGCTCCATCTTGTGACCTTCCATGTACATCATGGTCCCGTAGCCACTCATGTCATGACCCATGGCCGAGTGATCCATGGTGGAGTGATCGAGTTCAACGGAACGGGCAGCGAGAGACGTTCCCGCCG encodes:
- a CDS encoding SHOCT domain-containing protein codes for the protein MHGEGGVMGLGGGFMWLFWILLIVLAVWAVRAMTSNTNQAGRRGGTALEILEERYARGEIDREEYEEKRRDLINH
- a CDS encoding DUF411 domain-containing protein, whose amino-acid sequence is MPGSGGIVILAADLVAGLLQTREGEAIEITVYKSRTCGCCNKWIDHLEDNGFRVNAVNRSDMPQGKAKLGVNEKVASCHTAVVGDYLAEGHVPADVVKRLLKERPDVKGILVPGMPIGSPGMDGPNPQHYSIVPFDSLGSTGVYEFR
- a CDS encoding multicopper oxidase domain-containing protein → MEKNKCNTGAPGCDERVGVQETNADRRRFLRSAAALTGGAVAAGTSLAARSVELDHSTMDHSAMGHDMSGYGTMMYMEGHKMEPGLIIEPPGSPADDEVDYREFDMDIRIVEHELLPGVKTHMFAFNGQVPGPEFHVDEGDWVKVNFTNHTEEMHTIHWHGVVLPYTMDGVPMVTQDPVHPGQTFVYRFQAKPGGTRWYHCHWGTPLHASHAMHGAFIIHKKDDPLRKRFPWSRDYTLMLESWDLNFSREEMNGLLEGMKQVNLLMARGKLDPQTHGFFRDYDAFKKAVLDGSYAAPYLPGRSSGVPIEYNFFGINGRCYPSTKRIGIQQGEWIRVRLINAGNASHHMHLHGHDFWWVAQDGNDLAEPRQINTVHVDPGGTYDIMIYGDNPGFWTFHDHNTTHVRNNGLYPGGMLTVLAYEDFKPTYMPSTSVDQ